The nucleotide window ttatgtgtttatttcatttagatACACTGGTTCCAGTGACCACAGTTCAACTCGGTGAACCTGTGACCTTCACATGTGTTTCTACAAATGAGTTGAACCAAAGATTTCATTTGTACAAGCAGACTGCTGGGGAAAATCTGAAATTAATTGTGTCAATGTGGAAAAATACAAGCCCTGTGTATGGACCAGACTTTTCTGCCTCAAGATTGGAagtaaaattaaataagaaCATGAGCAGTCTGACTATTttgaagacaaaagaagaagatgagggaATGTATCACTGTGCAGAAGTGGAATGGACTAAAATTACTTGGAGTGCAACCTATTTGTCGTTAAGAGGTAATTatgtgatctttttttgttttttcaacctacaacaacaaatattttcaaGGGGGATTTCCAAATTCATAAATTCATCTGAAAATATCTTATTGAAATGTTCAGTGAGGTATCACTTCTGGTTATCAGGTTATCATTTCTGCAGTGTCATGTGAAATCATTACATGTTATACTTAAAAGATATTCATACTTCTTAAAATGTGCAGGAAATACTCAGAGGACATCAAACTATGCTGTTGTTCAGTGGTCGACAGTATCTGATCCAGTCCGTCCAGGAGactcagtgactctgcagtgttcagtcctctctgactctgagaacAAGACGTGTTCAGAAGATCACAGTGTGTTCTGGTTCAGAGCCGGATCAGATAAATCTCATCCAGACATCATCTACGCTGATGGAAACAGACATGATGAATGTGACAAGAGTCAGAAACGCTGTGTTTATCACTTCTCTAAGAACGTCAGCTCCTCTGATGATGGGACTTACTACTGTGCTGTGGCCACATGTGGGGAGATATTATTTGGAAATAGATCAAAACAGCAAATCGGTATGAttctctgttttacatttgaaatgatttaaccAGGAGGTGACAGTAAGCATAATTTgcttttaacattgtttttattgttttttctttttgttcatgtttcaggaACCAGTATGTGCTCACAGACAGACCATGCCGTTATTTTTCTGCTGTGCGCTGTCTTGGCTATATGTCTGATTGTTATAGCCTTCCTCATTCATGCCgtcatgaagaaaaacaagtgtgACTGTTACAATGGTAACTGAAGTCACTCATAGCTTCTAAACATTGATATCAAATTAAAACTTCTgcatcatcattttttattgtctgtacATGTTCTGTTTCATCATCCAGCTCCTGTTGCTGTGCAAAAACACAGTGGTGGTCAGAAAAGTCATCAGGTAAGGACAATAGATGTAGGATTAACCCTTttaggttgtgt belongs to Larimichthys crocea isolate SSNF unplaced genomic scaffold, L_crocea_2.0 scaffold779, whole genome shotgun sequence and includes:
- the LOC109138843 gene encoding uncharacterized protein LOC109138843 — translated: MIVFCVTLLLLHQGYTLVPVTTVQLGEPVTFTCVSTNELNQRFHLYKQTAGENLKLIVSMWKNTSPVYGPDFSASRLEVKLNKNMSSLTILKTKEEDEGMYHCAEVEWTKITWSATYLSLRGNTQRTSNYAVVQWSTVSDPVRPGDSVTLQCSVLSDSENKTCSEDHSVFWFRAGSDKSHPDIIYADGNRHDECDKSQKRCVYHFSKNVSSSDDGTYYCAVATCGEILFGNRSKQQIGTSMCSQTDHAVIFLLCAVLAICLIVIAFLIHAVMKKNKCDCYNAPVAVQKHSGGQKSHQRDEGLWVYSTVVFTVMKTDRDIIKDAKAAERERIYAAVKTFGLD